A single window of Helicobacter pylori NCTC 11637 = CCUG 17874 = ATCC 43504 = JCM 12093 DNA harbors:
- a CDS encoding tetratricopeptide repeat protein, with the protein MLNEEQNSLEEKGGENKNEKETPLKGIHSKIPSLKQALEQTISKIKSSKEFFKQILHNKKKLYIALGILLSLIALIVALSLLLGHKKESQQTSLQTNTATTNNETPNNTNNANNAQAEGQIENLDLPDLIGKDSLKRNDENQVDAMMQKASLLYEQGQKDEALHLFDKVASFSQGIASHNLGVIKFKEKDFNGALDLFDSSIASKENASVSAIDALVSAYHLQDADLYYHYLKIARDTLYKDYKKSFYSYAYALKSYYAGEYFEALSPLMHPNSNAFLKPNARLASKLFLMFKDETNAYKQLQKSANAQDELALGLLQARLGHYKQALEHLQHYLHNYPKDLNALMALELVSLKKGDTLKASEALKLASHTQEDTLLANSFYPIKPTINPVFLDKERAKERFWNTQYFEGKRDFIYRLLFYYAPFKVLDSKETLGVIEEGLFLLDSDAQKDLEGASLAFKRGRLMAIADKNALQGLKALEKKRLKKALAFFDLSLKNSPNNALLHYNTGLIYAQLENYHKAYFHFLRAFHLNSADYLSAIFAILASHFTHEDTTEFLREITENFYSQDFSSPTQKALLSSLIAYLNYRTNWDMDWLKNAPKKLPFYYALEAVFAKESKDKKLMVQSFGHLKKMLPKDLISNIFYEIVSYYDASIRHTLSIYTLLDSRKISWDQTMQGPILGRHFYTYMGFMVNDLDHQERLLEQKIASLEEGEAPNDWLENLALVSLFQGQYEKASALYQNLISDLKDNEVRLKILAGLTYIAQSNYNNAALWLELGKLDEPNNENIRYALGLLYQRKGDLKSALNHFLAIKTSDFSSPYFDFEIDANLLKERLNQEEKGEFLE; encoded by the coding sequence GTGCTGAATGAAGAGCAAAATTCATTAGAAGAAAAAGGGGGCGAAAACAAAAACGAAAAAGAAACCCCCCTAAAGGGCATTCATTCTAAAATCCCCTCTTTGAAGCAGGCTTTAGAGCAGACGATTAGTAAAATCAAAAGTTCTAAAGAGTTTTTTAAACAGATTTTACACAATAAAAAAAAGCTTTATATCGCACTTGGAATATTGCTTTCACTCATCGCGCTCATTGTGGCTTTGAGTTTGTTACTAGGGCATAAAAAAGAAAGCCAACAAACTTCTTTACAAACTAATACCGCCACCACCAATAACGAAACGCCTAATAACACCAACAACGCTAACAACGCGCAAGCCGAGGGGCAAATAGAAAATTTAGACTTGCCTGATTTAATCGGCAAGGACTCCCTCAAACGAAACGATGAAAATCAAGTGGATGCGATGATGCAAAAAGCGAGCCTTTTGTATGAGCAAGGGCAAAAAGATGAAGCCTTACACTTGTTTGATAAAGTCGCTTCTTTTTCGCAAGGGATTGCGAGCCATAATTTAGGGGTGATTAAGTTTAAGGAAAAGGACTTTAACGGGGCGTTGGATTTGTTTGATTCTAGCATCGCTTCTAAAGAAAATGCGAGCGTGAGCGCGATTGATGCGTTAGTGAGCGCTTATCATTTGCAAGACGCGGATTTGTATTATCATTATCTAAAAATTGCGAGAGACACTTTGTATAAAGACTATAAAAAGTCTTTTTATTCCTACGCTTACGCGCTCAAATCCTATTACGCCGGGGAGTATTTTGAAGCCCTTTCGCCTTTAATGCACCCTAATTCCAACGCCTTTTTAAAACCTAACGCGCGCCTAGCGTCTAAATTGTTTTTGATGTTTAAAGATGAAACGAACGCTTACAAGCAATTACAAAAAAGCGCAAACGCTCAAGATGAGCTTGCTTTAGGGCTTTTGCAGGCGCGTTTGGGCCATTACAAGCAGGCTTTGGAGCATTTGCAGCATTATTTGCACAACTACCCTAAAGATTTAAACGCTTTGATGGCTTTGGAATTGGTGAGTTTGAAAAAAGGCGACACCCTTAAAGCGAGCGAAGCCTTAAAACTAGCCAGCCACACGCAAGAAGACACGCTGTTAGCTAACTCTTTTTACCCCATCAAGCCTACTATAAACCCTGTTTTTTTAGACAAAGAAAGAGCTAAAGAGCGTTTTTGGAACACGCAATATTTTGAAGGCAAAAGGGATTTTATCTACCGCTTGCTCTTTTATTACGCCCCTTTTAAGGTTTTAGACTCTAAAGAAACCTTAGGCGTGATTGAAGAGGGGCTGTTTCTTTTAGACTCTGATGCACAAAAGGATTTAGAGGGGGCAAGCCTTGCTTTTAAAAGGGGGCGTTTGATGGCGATAGCGGATAAAAACGCGCTTCAAGGGTTGAAAGCGTTAGAAAAGAAGCGCTTAAAAAAAGCCCTTGCTTTTTTTGATTTGTCTTTAAAAAATAGCCCCAATAATGCGCTCCTCCATTATAATACAGGCTTGATTTATGCACAATTAGAAAATTACCACAAAGCCTACTTCCATTTTTTAAGGGCTTTCCATTTGAACTCTGCAGATTATTTGAGCGCGATTTTTGCGATTTTAGCCTCGCATTTCACCCACGAAGACACCACGGAGTTTTTAAGAGAAATCACAGAGAATTTTTATAGTCAGGATTTTTCTAGCCCCACGCAAAAAGCTTTACTCTCTTCGCTCATCGCTTATTTGAATTACCGCACCAATTGGGATATGGACTGGCTTAAAAACGCTCCTAAAAAACTCCCCTTTTATTACGCGCTAGAAGCGGTGTTCGCTAAAGAGAGCAAGGATAAAAAATTGATGGTGCAATCTTTTGGGCATTTGAAAAAAATGCTCCCTAAAGATCTCATCTCTAATATTTTTTATGAAATCGTTTCGTATTATGATGCGAGCATCCGCCACACTTTAAGCATTTACACCCTTTTAGATTCGCGTAAAATCAGTTGGGATCAAACCATGCAAGGGCCCATTTTGGGGCGTCATTTCTACACTTACATGGGGTTTATGGTCAATGATTTGGATCATCAAGAAAGATTATTAGAGCAAAAAATCGCCAGTTTAGAAGAGGGCGAAGCCCCTAACGATTGGTTGGAAAATTTAGCGCTAGTGAGTTTGTTTCAAGGCCAGTATGAAAAAGCGAGCGCGTTGTATCAAAACTTAATTAGCGATCTTAAGGACAATGAGGTGCGCTTAAAAATCCTAGCGGGTTTGACTTATATCGCGCAAAGTAATTACAATAACGCCGCTTTATGGCTAGAGCTTGGGAAATTAGACGAACCGAATAATGAAAATATCCGTTACGCTTTAGGGTTGTTGTATCAAAGAAAAGGGGACTTGAAATCAGCATTAAACCATTTTTTAGCCATTAAAACCTCTGATTTTTCGTCGCCTTATTTTGATTTTGAAATTGATGCTAACCTTTTAAAAGAGCGTTTAAACCAAGAAGAAAAGGGCGAGTTTTTAGAATAA
- the uvrD gene encoding DNA helicase UvrD, with the protein MGFEKSILDNLNGVQKIAASHIQGPLLILAGAGSGKTKTLTSRLAYLIGACGVPSENTLTLTFTNKASKEMQERALKLLKNQALIPPLLCTFHRFGLLFLRQHMSLLKRACDFSVLDSDEVKTLCKQLKISNFRANISQIKNGMMDLSVQDSECYKAYELYQNALKKDNLVDFDDLLCLSLKILQDNEKLAKETSERYHYIMVDEYQDTNALQLEFLKQLSCTHHNLCVVGDDDQSIYGFRGSDISNILNFSKHFKGAKIVKLETNYRSSAEILACANSLISHNQHRHIKTLQSFKGSHKSVICKEYLTQKEESLDVAYQIKALLKKGENLENIAILYRLNGLSRSIEESLNALNIPYRLIGAVSFYERAEVKDALAFMHLVAKKDDRFFIKRVLNKPPRGLGKITQEWIFSLLDEEDLNLEEALKLGAFKDKLNPKNEYALNKFIAMIGRLREAFEISVEEFCARFLEETNLLKSYEKEDNYEEREGFVKELLSLVKEHFKTNPTHSLLDFLNESVLDAHNTENAQKVSCMSVHMSKGLEFKHVFVIGLEEGFFPHRGFNQESDLEEERRLAYVAITRAKEGLQLSYVKERSYFGRKISCSPSVFLEEAKLLNQDNPPKQDHQKDAPIKVGDLIKHKIFGTGRVLGVEKGLSGVCLKINCGGNVYDKISEKFVEKVDNEF; encoded by the coding sequence ATGGGTTTTGAAAAAAGCATTTTAGACAATTTGAACGGGGTGCAAAAAATCGCTGCAAGCCACATTCAAGGGCCATTGCTCATTTTAGCGGGAGCTGGGAGCGGTAAGACTAAGACTTTAACGAGCCGTTTAGCGTATTTGATTGGCGCTTGTGGCGTGCCTAGCGAGAACACTTTAACGCTCACTTTCACCAATAAAGCGAGTAAAGAAATGCAAGAAAGGGCTTTGAAATTGTTGAAAAACCAAGCCCTTATCCCCCCCTTGCTTTGCACTTTCCATCGTTTTGGTTTGCTGTTTTTAAGGCAACACATGAGCCTTTTAAAAAGAGCATGCGATTTTTCGGTGCTAGATAGCGATGAAGTCAAAACGCTGTGCAAACAGCTCAAAATTTCAAACTTTAGAGCCAATATTTCTCAAATCAAAAACGGCATGATGGATTTGAGCGTGCAAGATAGCGAATGCTATAAAGCGTATGAGCTTTATCAAAACGCGCTTAAAAAAGACAATTTAGTGGATTTTGACGACTTGCTTTGTTTAAGCCTTAAGATTTTACAAGATAATGAAAAACTCGCCAAAGAGACTAGCGAACGCTACCATTACATTATGGTAGATGAATATCAAGACACGAACGCCTTGCAATTGGAATTTTTAAAACAATTGAGTTGCACGCATCATAATTTGTGCGTGGTGGGCGATGACGATCAGAGCATTTATGGTTTTAGGGGGTCTGATATTTCTAATATTTTAAATTTTTCCAAGCATTTTAAAGGGGCTAAAATAGTGAAATTAGAGACCAACTACCGCTCCAGCGCTGAGATTTTAGCGTGTGCTAATTCTTTGATTAGCCATAACCAACACCGCCATATTAAAACGCTTCAAAGTTTCAAAGGCTCGCATAAAAGCGTGATTTGTAAAGAATATTTGACGCAAAAAGAAGAGAGTTTGGATGTGGCTTATCAAATCAAAGCCCTTTTAAAGAAGGGCGAAAATTTAGAAAATATCGCTATTTTGTATCGCTTAAACGGGCTTAGCCGCAGCATTGAAGAGAGCTTGAACGCTTTGAATATCCCCTATAGGCTCATTGGAGCGGTGAGTTTTTATGAAAGAGCCGAGGTTAAAGACGCTTTGGCGTTCATGCATTTAGTGGCTAAAAAAGACGATCGCTTTTTTATCAAGCGCGTTTTAAACAAGCCCCCAAGAGGCCTTGGCAAGATCACTCAAGAATGGATTTTTTCTCTTTTAGATGAAGAGGATTTGAATTTAGAAGAGGCGTTAAAACTTGGGGCGTTTAAAGACAAATTAAACCCTAAAAACGAATACGCTTTGAACAAATTTATCGCTATGATAGGGCGTTTGAGGGAGGCTTTTGAAATTTCAGTAGAGGAGTTTTGCGCTCGGTTTTTAGAAGAGACTAACCTTTTAAAAAGCTATGAAAAAGAAGACAATTACGAAGAAAGAGAGGGCTTTGTTAAAGAGCTTTTAAGTTTAGTGAAAGAGCATTTTAAAACTAACCCCACGCATTCTTTACTGGATTTTTTGAATGAAAGCGTTCTGGATGCCCATAATACAGAAAACGCGCAAAAAGTGAGTTGCATGAGCGTGCATATGAGTAAGGGGTTAGAGTTTAAGCATGTGTTTGTGATCGGGTTAGAAGAGGGGTTTTTCCCGCATAGGGGGTTCAATCAAGAAAGCGATTTAGAAGAAGAAAGGCGCTTGGCTTACGTAGCGATCACTAGGGCTAAAGAAGGATTGCAGCTCTCTTATGTGAAAGAGCGTTCGTATTTTGGGAGGAAAATTTCTTGCTCGCCCTCTGTGTTTTTAGAAGAAGCCAAGCTGCTCAATCAAGACAACCCCCCTAAACAGGATCACCAAAAAGACGCGCCCATTAAAGTGGGGGACTTGATTAAGCATAAGATTTTTGGCACCGGGAGGGTTTTAGGCGTAGAAAAAGGCTTGAGCGGTGTGTGCTTGAAAATCAATTGCGGAGGGAATGTCTATGATAAAATCTCAGAAAAATTTGTAGAAAAAGTGGATAACGAGTTTTGA
- the flgA gene encoding flagellar basal body P-ring formation chaperone FlgA has product MKILILFLISLNALFALDLNALKTEIKETYLKEYKDLKLEIETINLEIPERFSHASILSYELSASNKLKKDGVVFLRLENEPNLRLPVRYSVIGSMQAFKSIEAIKKDENITANNTQKERIPFGVLSNPLLEGAIDRVSAKNFIPPDTLLSVDKTQALIIVRKNDIITGVYEEGQISIEISLKALENGALNQIIQAKNLESNKILKAKVLSGSKAQIL; this is encoded by the coding sequence TTGAAAATTTTAATCCTTTTTTTGATAAGTTTAAACGCGCTCTTCGCCCTAGATTTGAACGCGCTTAAAACAGAGATTAAAGAAACTTACCTTAAAGAATACAAAGACTTGAAATTAGAAATTGAAACCATTAATTTAGAAATCCCAGAGCGTTTTTCTCACGCTTCCATTTTAAGCTATGAATTGAGCGCTTCTAACAAGCTTAAAAAAGATGGGGTCGTGTTTTTAAGGTTGGAAAATGAGCCTAATTTACGCCTACCGGTGCGTTATAGCGTGATAGGCAGCATGCAGGCTTTTAAAAGCATAGAGGCGATTAAAAAAGACGAAAACATCACCGCTAACAACACTCAAAAAGAGCGCATTCCTTTTGGCGTGCTTTCTAACCCCTTATTAGAGGGTGCGATTGATAGAGTGAGCGCGAAAAATTTTATCCCCCCTGACACGCTTTTAAGCGTGGATAAAACCCAAGCTTTAATCATCGTGCGTAAAAACGACATTATCACTGGGGTGTATGAAGAGGGGCAAATCAGCATAGAAATAAGCCTAAAAGCCCTAGAAAATGGCGCGCTTAATCAAATCATTCAAGCCAAAAATTTAGAAAGCAATAAAATCTTAAAAGCAAAAGTGTTGAGCGGCTCTAAAGCGCAAATCTTATAA
- a CDS encoding UbiX family flavin prenyltransferase, which produces MKLVLGISGASGIPLALRFLEKLPKEIEVFVVASKNAHVVALEESNINLKNAMKDLRPSGTFFNEQDIHASIASGSYGIHKMAIIPASMDMVAKIAHGFGGDLISRSASVMLKEKRPLLIAPREMPLSAIMLENLLKLAHSNAIIAPPVMTYYTQSKTLEAMQDFLVGKWFDSLGIENDLYPRWGMN; this is translated from the coding sequence ATGAAATTAGTTTTAGGCATCAGCGGAGCGAGCGGGATACCCCTAGCCTTGCGGTTTTTAGAGAAATTACCTAAAGAAATTGAAGTTTTTGTCGTGGCGTCTAAAAACGCGCATGTCGTGGCGTTAGAAGAATCTAACATTAACCTTAAAAACGCCATGAAGGATTTACGGCCTAGTGGTACTTTTTTCAACGAGCAAGACATTCATGCGAGCATCGCTTCAGGGAGTTATGGTATCCATAAAATGGCGATCATTCCAGCGAGCATGGACATGGTGGCTAAAATCGCGCATGGCTTTGGAGGGGATTTGATTTCTAGGAGCGCGTCTGTGATGCTTAAAGAAAAGCGCCCCTTACTCATTGCCCCTAGAGAAATGCCTTTAAGCGCTATCATGTTGGAAAATTTGCTCAAACTCGCCCATTCTAATGCGATCATTGCGCCGCCGGTGATGACTTATTACACCCAGAGCAAGACTTTAGAAGCGATGCAAGATTTTTTAGTGGGGAAGTGGTTTGACAGCTTAGGGATAGAAAATGACTTATACCCACGATGGGGAATGAACTGA
- the coaD gene encoding pantetheine-phosphate adenylyltransferase, which produces MQKIGIYPGTFDPVTNGHIDIIHRSSELFEKLIVAVAHSSAKNPMFSLDERLKMMQLATKSFTNVECVAFEGLLANLAKEYHCKVLVRGLRVVSDFEYELQMGYANKSLNHELETLYFMPTLQNAFISSSIVRSIIAHKGDASHLVPKEIYPFISKA; this is translated from the coding sequence ATGCAAAAAATCGGCATTTACCCAGGCACTTTTGATCCGGTCACTAACGGGCATATAGACATTATCCATCGATCCAGCGAATTGTTTGAAAAGCTCATTGTCGCTGTGGCGCATTCAAGCGCTAAAAACCCCATGTTTAGTTTAGATGAGCGCTTAAAAATGATGCAACTCGCCACTAAAAGTTTTACAAATGTAGAATGCGTGGCGTTTGAAGGGCTGTTAGCCAACTTGGCTAAAGAGTATCATTGTAAGGTGTTAGTTAGGGGCTTAAGGGTGGTGAGCGATTTTGAATACGAATTGCAAATGGGTTATGCGAACAAATCCTTAAACCACGAATTAGAGACCTTGTATTTCATGCCCACTTTACAAAACGCTTTCATAAGCTCTTCTATCGTGCGATCCATTATCGCGCATAAGGGCGATGCGAGCCATTTAGTGCCTAAAGAAATTTATCCTTTTATTTCAAAGGCTTAA
- the tmk gene encoding dTMP kinase, translating into MYVVLEGVDGAGKSTQIGLLKDRFKNALFTKEPGGTRMGESLRRIALNENISELARAFLFLSDRAEHIESVIKPALKEKRLIISDRSLISGMAYSEFSSLELNLLATQSVLPEKIILLVIDKEGLKQRLSLKSLDKIENQGTEKLLTIQQKLKTHAYALREKFGCEVLELDAQKSAKNLHEKIVAFIECVV; encoded by the coding sequence ATGTATGTGGTGTTAGAAGGCGTTGATGGCGCGGGCAAAAGCACTCAAATAGGATTATTAAAAGACCGGTTTAAAAACGCCCTTTTTACCAAAGAGCCAGGGGGGACGAGAATGGGCGAGAGTTTAAGGCGTATCGCTTTAAATGAAAACATCAGCGAATTAGCCCGAGCGTTTTTATTCTTAAGCGATAGGGCTGAGCATATAGAAAGCGTGATCAAACCGGCATTGAAAGAAAAAAGACTCATTATTAGTGATAGGAGTTTGATTTCTGGCATGGCTTATAGCGAGTTTTCAAGCTTAGAATTAAACCTGCTCGCTACTCAAAGCGTCTTGCCTGAAAAAATCATTCTTTTAGTGATAGACAAAGAGGGTTTAAAACAGCGCTTAAGCCTTAAAAGTTTAGACAAAATAGAAAACCAAGGCACAGAAAAATTGCTCACCATCCAGCAAAAGCTCAAAACCCACGCTTATGCGTTAAGAGAAAAATTCGGGTGCGAAGTTTTGGAATTAGACGCTCAAAAAAGCGCTAAAAACTTGCACGAAAAAATCGTAGCCTTTATTGAATGCGTTGTTTGA
- a CDS encoding ComF family protein encodes MRCLTCLKLSFKPLCPNCLNDLPLSLKVRVLEGVSVYSFYAYSEIEELIKSKYALIGSRILPLLSQKAGAEFVKILQEQGLNIPFYGIAIDDKIKSFYSHSAALLKGFCQGNLKPTYGTLRANNAVSYAGKSLEFRANNPRDFTFKGDENLDYFLLDDIITTGTTLKEALKYLKTLNIKAHFAIALCSADE; translated from the coding sequence ATGCGTTGTTTGACTTGTTTGAAGCTTTCTTTTAAGCCCCTTTGTCCAAATTGCTTGAACGATTTGCCCTTAAGCTTAAAAGTAAGGGTTTTAGAGGGCGTGAGCGTGTATAGTTTTTACGCTTATAGCGAAATAGAAGAGCTCATTAAAAGCAAATACGCGCTGATTGGCTCTCGCATTTTGCCCTTGCTTTCTCAAAAAGCCGGTGCGGAATTTGTGAAAATCCTGCAAGAACAAGGTTTGAATATTCCCTTTTATGGCATCGCCATTGATGATAAAATCAAATCCTTTTACTCGCATTCCGCCGCGCTTTTAAAAGGCTTTTGTCAAGGCAATTTAAAGCCCACTTATGGGACTTTAAGGGCTAATAATGCTGTTTCGTATGCCGGGAAAAGCCTGGAATTTCGCGCCAACAACCCACGGGATTTCACTTTCAAAGGCGATGAGAATTTAGATTATTTTTTATTAGATGACATTATCACCACCGGCACCACCCTAAAAGAAGCCCTAAAATACCTTAAAACCCTAAACATCAAAGCCCACTTTGCGATCGCGCTTTGCAGCGCGGATGAATGA
- a CDS encoding class I SAM-dependent DNA methyltransferase translates to MQAFRLEDDVDDYVKKELINLGLMKNKDFNVKSQMSPSLKSALLNASKTKDKTSYGEPDFSLEKYTHPKNKGSVIPIIIENKLYAKNLKKLKNSTLANDDHSISKFAVNGALHYAQNILRDKEKYKECIAIGIAGDDEENLLIEVYYVFASGINSHKLTSAKNLHFLENQESFNAFYKECTLTEEEKHFILIKTKAELNETAKKLNRLMHNHNITAPQRVLYVSGMLLSMQEIKGKKGGLKPSDLKGEITDTSRDGVLVFNQISEFLKTKNLSEEKRELMLASFKEISKDPQRDKETSLDKAISMLLEKDSSITKQIFTFLYEFVHKPINESDNTGHLDIMGELYSEFLKYALGDGKELGIVLTPPYVTKMMSELLGVNAKSFVMDLAAGSAGFLISSMVLMIEDIEKTYGKNTTKANEKIKDAKTTQLLGVELNAEMFSLATTNMILRGDGSSLIIKGNTFETNKKIYEDFKPNILLLNPPFSYEENGMPFIKLGLEYMQKGALGAIIIQDSAGSGQALKSNVEILKKHSLLASVKMPTDLFMPQAGVQTSVYIFKAHEPHDYERPVKFIDFRNDGFKRTKRGLNETSNPTKRYEEIIKIYKAGLNAKVSKELWGDLETIYIEDFIAKPHENKHAKDFNFEAHQKNETKPELEDFKRTIADYLSYEVGLILKNQTPPK, encoded by the coding sequence ATGCAAGCTTTTCGGTTAGAAGATGATGTTGATGACTATGTTAAAAAAGAATTGATTAATTTAGGGCTTATGAAAAATAAGGATTTTAACGTTAAAAGCCAAATGAGTCCTAGCCTTAAAAGCGCCCTTTTGAATGCGAGTAAAACTAAAGACAAAACTTCTTATGGCGAGCCAGATTTCAGCTTAGAAAAATACACGCACCCTAAAAATAAAGGAAGCGTTATCCCTATAATCATAGAAAACAAACTCTACGCTAAAAATTTGAAAAAGCTCAAAAACAGCACGCTTGCAAACGATGATCATTCCATTTCAAAATTCGCCGTGAATGGGGCTTTACATTACGCTCAAAATATCCTAAGAGACAAAGAAAAATATAAAGAATGTATCGCCATAGGCATAGCCGGCGATGATGAAGAAAACCTTTTGATAGAAGTGTATTATGTTTTTGCAAGCGGGATCAATTCGCACAAGCTCACTAGCGCTAAAAACCTGCATTTTTTAGAAAATCAAGAATCGTTTAACGCTTTTTATAAAGAATGCACGCTCACTGAAGAAGAAAAGCATTTTATCTTAATCAAAACCAAAGCCGAGTTGAACGAAACCGCTAAAAAACTCAACCGCCTGATGCATAACCACAACATCACCGCGCCTCAGCGCGTGCTATACGTGAGCGGCATGCTTTTATCCATGCAAGAAATTAAGGGCAAAAAAGGGGGCTTAAAACCAAGCGATTTAAAAGGCGAAATAACCGACACTAGCCGTGATGGCGTTTTAGTGTTTAACCAAATTAGCGAATTTTTAAAAACCAAAAACTTGAGCGAAGAAAAACGAGAATTAATGCTCGCCAGTTTTAAAGAAATCAGTAAAGACCCGCAGCGCGATAAAGAAACGAGCCTGGATAAAGCCATAAGCATGCTTTTAGAAAAAGATTCAAGCATCACCAAGCAAATTTTTACCTTTCTTTATGAATTTGTCCATAAGCCCATTAATGAAAGCGACAATACCGGTCATTTAGACATCATGGGCGAACTTTATAGCGAATTTTTAAAATACGCTTTAGGGGATGGTAAGGAATTAGGCATTGTTTTAACCCCGCCTTATGTAACTAAAATGATGAGTGAGCTTTTAGGGGTTAATGCGAAATCCTTTGTGATGGATTTAGCCGCAGGGAGCGCGGGATTTTTAATTTCTTCTATGGTGCTAATGATTGAAGACATTGAAAAAACCTATGGTAAAAACACCACTAAAGCGAATGAAAAAATCAAAGACGCAAAAACCACGCAGCTTTTAGGCGTGGAGCTTAACGCTGAAATGTTTTCGTTAGCCACCACGAACATGATTTTAAGAGGCGATGGCTCAAGCTTGATCATCAAAGGCAACACTTTTGAAACCAATAAAAAGATTTATGAAGATTTTAAACCCAATATCCTTTTATTAAACCCTCCTTTTAGCTACGAAGAAAACGGCATGCCTTTTATCAAGCTTGGATTAGAGTATATGCAAAAAGGCGCTTTAGGAGCGATCATTATCCAAGATAGCGCAGGGAGCGGGCAAGCGTTAAAATCCAATGTTGAAATTTTAAAAAAACATTCGCTTTTAGCGAGCGTTAAAATGCCCACCGATTTATTCATGCCTCAAGCCGGAGTGCAAACAAGCGTCTATATTTTTAAAGCTCATGAGCCGCACGATTATGAAAGGCCCGTTAAATTCATAGACTTTAGAAACGACGGCTTCAAACGCACCAAAAGAGGCTTGAATGAAACCTCTAACCCCACCAAACGCTATGAAGAAATCATTAAAATTTACAAAGCCGGCTTAAACGCTAAGGTTTCTAAAGAGCTGTGGGGCGATTTAGAAACAATCTATATTGAAGACTTTATCGCTAAGCCGCACGAAAACAAGCATGCTAAAGACTTTAATTTTGAAGCGCACCAAAAGAATGAGACTAAACCCGAATTAGAGGATTTTAAAAGAACGATAGCCGATTACCTTTCTTATGAAGTGGGCTTGATTTTAAAAAACCAAACGCCCCCAAAGTGA
- a CDS encoding restriction endonuclease subunit S, with amino-acid sequence MIGPLNSQLNAIKWGEFRLGDLFEASNGDFDIQKRHINHKGEFVITAGLSNNGVLGQSDIKAKVFESHTITIDMFGCAFYRSFAYKMVTHARVFSLKPKFEISHKIGLFLSTLFFGYPKKFVYENMCSWAKIKNDKVILPLKPTANAQTLENIDFDFMEKFIAELEQCRLAELQAYLKATGLENTTLSSDEENALNVFNNSIGGNTPCGLTWQSFKIVDIFEVKNTRNILARDVVKDSGTTPYLCASKENNAVNSYINYNADFLDRGNCIFIGGKTFVVTYQQKDFYSNDSHNLALYLKDTHSKTKLNQLFIITCIYKALNNKYSWGDSISNAKIQNDSILLPTNQHGKIDFHFMRTLINALMKQTIQGVAQYCDAKIQATKEIIRQETPIQKDSLF; translated from the coding sequence GTGATTGGCCCCCTTAATAGCCAACTCAACGCTATTAAGTGGGGCGAGTTCAGATTGGGGGATTTGTTTGAAGCGAGTAACGGCGATTTTGATATTCAAAAACGCCACATCAATCATAAGGGCGAATTTGTCATCACCGCAGGGCTTAGCAATAATGGCGTTTTAGGGCAAAGCGATATAAAAGCAAAAGTTTTTGAAAGCCACACCATTACTATTGACATGTTTGGTTGCGCGTTTTATCGCAGTTTTGCTTATAAAATGGTAACACATGCTAGGGTATTTTCTCTCAAACCTAAATTTGAAATCAGCCATAAAATCGGCTTGTTTTTATCCACGCTATTTTTTGGTTACCCTAAAAAATTCGTCTATGAAAACATGTGTTCATGGGCAAAAATTAAAAACGATAAGGTCATTCTACCCCTAAAACCCACCGCTAACGCTCAAACCCTTGAGAATATTGATTTTGATTTCATGGAAAAATTCATAGCCGAACTTGAGCAGTGTCGGCTCGCCGAACTTCAGGCTTATTTAAAAGCTACAGGGCTAGAAAACACCACCCTTTCTAGCGATGAAGAAAACGCCCTTAATGTTTTCAATAATTCTATTGGGGGTAATACCCCATGCGGCTTAACATGGCAAAGCTTCAAAATTGTAGATATTTTTGAAGTCAAAAACACAAGAAATATTTTAGCAAGGGATGTTGTCAAAGATAGTGGGACAACCCCCTACTTGTGTGCTAGTAAAGAGAATAATGCTGTAAATTCTTATATTAATTACAACGCGGATTTTTTGGATAGGGGCAATTGTATTTTTATTGGTGGTAAAACTTTTGTTGTTACATATCAACAAAAAGACTTTTATTCAAACGATAGCCATAATTTAGCTTTGTATCTTAAAGACACACATTCAAAAACCAAACTTAACCAACTATTTATTATTACTTGCATTTATAAAGCTTTAAATAATAAATATTCTTGGGGTGATAGCATAAGTAACGCAAAGATACAAAATGATAGCATTCTACTCCCCACCAACCAACATGGTAAAATTGATTTTCATTTCATGCGCACCCTCATCAACGCCCTGATGAAGCAAACCATTCAGGGCGTGGCTCAATACTGCGACGCTAAAATACAGGCCACAAAAGAGATTATCAGACAAGAAACACCCATTCAAAAAGACTCGTTGTTTTGA